The DNA window AAGTTCGTGAACGCGCCGAGACCGCTGGTGTAGACGAACGAGGAGCGACCCTCGACCGAGACGCTGTAGCGGCTGGTGGTGGGTGCGCCGGCCGGACCGGGATAGGTGACGACGGTGGCGGCCCGGGCCGGCGTCGGGATCGCCGCGAAAGCGGCGGCCAGGAGAACGGCGGCGAGCAGGTGACGTAAGAGCCTCATGCCTCCGGTCAACGACGGGCTGTCGTCCACAGTGATGTGTGGTGCCCGTTCGGCCACGGAGGTCCGGCCGGGACGTCGGTCACCGGCGTGAGTATCCGTCGTCGCGGGGCCGGGCGCTCACGAGGGGGAGCTGATCCCCCGAAGGGTGTACCTACCCGTCGCCTGTCCAGTTTGAGTCGCGATGTGTCTACTGCGGGCCGTGCCATCCAGGTGCCAAGAATGTCGTAGCGGGGGTGAACCATCCTCCGCGTATCTCCGTGGTCACGATGCGCGATGGGTCACGCGGCGCATTTACCTGCTTACCGATTGAGGGGCGTTCCGGGGTGAAATCGTTGGCTGCACTGGTCGCCGTCGTGGTGTTCTCCACGCTCGGCGGAGTGGCCGCGGCCGAGCCGCCTCCGTCCGGCGGGGCGACGTGTCCGCCCGGGCAAGACTGCGAGGTCCGGGCCGAGCGGCCGGCTCCGGCGCCTCCGGCGCCCGCGCCGGGCAACAACCCGGCGCCCGGGCCCACCGAACCGCCTCTGCTGCAGTGCAACATCGCTGCGCTCTGCCCGGTGGAGCAGGCGCCGCCGCAGCAGGCCGAGACCGCGCAGGACGTGGCGCTCCGGGAGTTCGCGAAGATCCCGATCAAGGGGCCGCAGATCGGCATCGTGCCCGGTCCCGAGGCCGGTAAGGCCGGGCTGGTCGGGTTGCCGGTCTGGCTCTGGACCGCGGTCACGCCCCAGACCTGGGGGCCGTTCACGGCGACCGCCACCGTGCCCGGCCTCACCGTCACCGCGACCGCCACGGCCGTGAAGATCACCTGGAACATGGGCGACGGACACCAGGTGACCTGCACCAACCCCGGTACGCCCTACCAGGCCTCGTACGGCAACGCGGCCTCACCGGACTGCGGCTACCGGTACACGAGGTCCAGTCGTAGCCAGCCCGGCGGGCGCTACACGGTCACCGGCACGACCAACTGGGTCGTCAACTGGGCCGGCGGCGGCCAGACCGGCACGATCCCGCAGACCCGGCAGACCACGACCACGATCCAGATCGACGAACTCCAGGTGGTGACGCAGTGAGCCAGACCGCCACGGTGACCAGTTCCGGGCCGGTGCCGGCGCCCCGGGTCGTCGGCCAGCGCCGGATCCGGGGTGGGCACCTCGGCCTCGCGGTCGCGCTGGTCGCGATCGGCGGCCTGCTCGCCGCGTTCGCGTTCTACGCCGCGACCCGGACGGGCGACTACTTGGCCGTCGCCCGCCCGGTCGCGGCGGGGTCGACGATCACCGCCGCCGACCTGGCGACCGTCCAGGTCAACAGCACGGTCGGGCTCTCGCCGATGGCCGCGTCGGAGCGGGGGTCGGTGGTCGGCAAGCGGGCCAAGGTCTCGCTGGTGCCGGGCACGCTGCTCACCGCCGAGCAGCTGACCGACGAGGAGCTCGTCGGGCCGGGCCAGCAGCAGGTCGGCATCGGGCTGAAGCCGGAGCGGATGCCGGCCAAGCGGCTCAGCCCGGGCGACAAGGTGCAGCTGGTGGCGACGGCCGCGGCTAACTCGGCCTCGGACTCCGAGCCTTCGGTGGAGACCTTCACCGCGACGGTCGTGGACACCTCGCCGCGGACCGATCAGGACGCCACCACCGTGGTC is part of the Cryptosporangium phraense genome and encodes:
- a CDS encoding ATP/GTP-binding protein encodes the protein MAALVAVVVFSTLGGVAAAEPPPSGGATCPPGQDCEVRAERPAPAPPAPAPGNNPAPGPTEPPLLQCNIAALCPVEQAPPQQAETAQDVALREFAKIPIKGPQIGIVPGPEAGKAGLVGLPVWLWTAVTPQTWGPFTATATVPGLTVTATATAVKITWNMGDGHQVTCTNPGTPYQASYGNAASPDCGYRYTRSSRSQPGGRYTVTGTTNWVVNWAGGGQTGTIPQTRQTTTTIQIDELQVVTQ
- a CDS encoding SAF domain-containing protein, with translation MSQTATVTSSGPVPAPRVVGQRRIRGGHLGLAVALVAIGGLLAAFAFYAATRTGDYLAVARPVAAGSTITAADLATVQVNSTVGLSPMAASERGSVVGKRAKVSLVPGTLLTAEQLTDEELVGPGQQQVGIGLKPERMPAKRLSPGDKVQLVATAAANSASDSEPSVETFTATVVDTSPRTDQDATTVVYVAVSQNDAARVVSLAADGRIGVVLSGTR